One window of the Runella slithyformis DSM 19594 genome contains the following:
- a CDS encoding tetratricopeptide repeat protein, with product MQPEFEERQPDWRDSVQRFEVMLKNHERQFFDLDAYEHIVEHYIGEGNWERALQACEFGLEHFPYSLELMLDKAHLLAQNQRFDESINLLERAALFNPHDLDVLFMQGGVYNMMGEYEQSVEVYEKMLNFIEEDEKDDILFQIGQAYQNGGKYEEAIEYYKKSLANNLENENALYELAFCLEITGQMENSIDYYNELIDRDPYSSNAWYNLGIVYSKLGRYEEALHAYDYATVIKEDFASAYFNMANAYMNLERYTEANSAYLLTLQHETPSADLFCHLGASFEKLKDFGKALENYREALKLDKEWDEAWYGVAVCLAVEEKWIESLNCIQKAIKLNEHIADYWLMLADLEYKIGNFVSSNDAFEKAAEMEPDFEDVWLKWSLVLFDQGQFDRAYEIIQQGIDDIPDNARLYYRATAYLLHAGDYREAILNLEVALALDYEAHEQLYDFFPELEKQKALFKLIEQYRK from the coding sequence ATGCAACCAGAATTCGAGGAAAGACAACCGGATTGGCGGGACTCAGTCCAGCGATTTGAGGTAATGCTGAAAAACCACGAACGCCAATTTTTTGATTTAGATGCTTACGAACATATCGTGGAGCATTATATTGGAGAGGGTAATTGGGAGCGTGCCCTGCAAGCCTGTGAATTTGGCCTCGAGCACTTCCCCTATTCACTTGAGTTAATGCTTGATAAAGCTCATCTGTTGGCTCAGAATCAGCGATTTGATGAATCCATCAATTTGCTTGAACGGGCAGCGCTTTTCAACCCTCATGACCTGGACGTTTTGTTTATGCAGGGGGGCGTGTACAACATGATGGGAGAATATGAGCAGTCGGTAGAGGTATATGAGAAGATGCTCAACTTTATTGAGGAAGATGAAAAAGATGATATTCTGTTTCAGATAGGGCAAGCGTATCAAAACGGCGGCAAGTACGAAGAAGCCATTGAATACTACAAAAAATCGCTTGCCAACAATCTTGAAAATGAAAATGCACTTTATGAACTCGCCTTTTGTCTGGAAATCACCGGACAAATGGAGAACAGCATCGACTATTACAACGAGCTGATCGACCGTGACCCTTATTCTTCCAACGCCTGGTATAACCTCGGCATAGTGTACAGCAAGTTGGGGCGCTATGAAGAAGCATTACACGCCTACGATTACGCCACGGTCATCAAAGAGGATTTTGCATCGGCTTATTTCAACATGGCCAATGCATACATGAACCTGGAACGCTATACCGAAGCAAACAGCGCGTACCTCCTCACACTGCAACATGAAACGCCTTCAGCTGATCTTTTCTGCCATTTAGGAGCAAGTTTTGAGAAGTTGAAAGACTTTGGGAAGGCCCTTGAGAATTACCGTGAAGCACTCAAATTGGATAAGGAATGGGATGAAGCATGGTATGGAGTGGCGGTGTGTCTGGCCGTAGAAGAGAAATGGATCGAATCGCTCAATTGCATTCAGAAGGCCATAAAGCTCAATGAACACATTGCCGATTATTGGCTGATGCTGGCCGATCTGGAATACAAAATCGGCAATTTTGTTTCCAGTAATGATGCTTTTGAAAAAGCGGCTGAAATGGAACCTGACTTTGAAGATGTGTGGCTGAAATGGTCATTGGTTCTGTTTGATCAGGGACAATTTGACCGTGCTTATGAAATCATTCAGCAGGGCATTGATGATATCCCTGACAATGCACGTCTGTACTATAGAGCTACGGCCTACCTCTTACACGCCGGCGATTATCGGGAAGCGATTCTGAATCTTGAAGTAGCTCTGGCGTTGGACTACGAAGCCCACGAGCAATTGTATGATTTCTTTCCGGAATTGGAAAAACAAAAAGCATTGTTTAAACTCATCGAACAATATAGAAAATAA
- the pafA gene encoding alkaline phosphatase PafA, which yields MHYFKLTLAILCTTTLFAQTKKTVFTSEPLARPKLVVGVVVDQMRYDYWYRYFNKYTEGGFKRLLREGYNCRNHHYHYALTVTAAGHASVYTGSTPAIHGIVGNDWYDRKLGKGMYCVADSTVQSVGTTTTAGKMSPKNLLVSTITDQLRIGTNFQGKTIGVAIKDRGAILPAGHTANGAYWFDSKTGNWITSTFYVNDLPKWVKEYNARKRPSELMKQNWTTLLPIEQYTESTADDQPYESKLAGAKKSVFPYDLAGIAGDAFGILASTPHGNTITKEIALEALKHENLGKGPATDFLAISFSTPDYVGHAFGPNSIEEEDIYLRLDRDFAEILTALDNQVGKGNYLFFISADHAVMDVVDLWKQNRLPAGRLNLGQMMTAAKKALNDKFGEGDYITISENYQLYLNHATLETKKIEVEDVCKVIRKTLIDFDGIAEVINLHDLGNANLNEYLLTLYKNGNHAKRSGDIQLVTEPGWMSGTVTATHGSPYNYDTHIPLLFYGWGITHGETFSRTSVADTAPTLAALLKILEPSGNIGKVIEGVMKK from the coding sequence ATGCACTATTTTAAACTAACATTGGCAATTTTGTGTACCACTACCCTTTTTGCCCAAACAAAAAAAACTGTTTTCACCTCAGAACCGTTGGCCCGTCCTAAACTGGTTGTGGGCGTAGTAGTGGATCAAATGCGTTACGATTATTGGTACCGTTATTTCAATAAATACACTGAAGGCGGCTTTAAACGCCTGCTGCGCGAAGGCTATAATTGCCGAAACCACCATTATCATTATGCCCTTACCGTAACCGCCGCCGGGCATGCCTCCGTATATACCGGATCTACCCCTGCCATTCACGGTATCGTAGGCAACGACTGGTACGACCGCAAACTGGGGAAAGGTATGTATTGCGTTGCCGACAGCACCGTACAGTCGGTAGGAACAACGACAACGGCCGGAAAAATGTCTCCCAAGAATCTACTGGTCAGTACAATCACCGACCAACTCCGCATCGGGACCAATTTTCAGGGAAAAACCATCGGCGTTGCCATCAAAGATCGCGGTGCCATTTTGCCGGCCGGCCATACCGCCAACGGCGCCTACTGGTTTGACAGCAAAACCGGCAATTGGATCACCAGTACGTTTTATGTCAATGATCTGCCGAAGTGGGTGAAGGAGTATAATGCCAGAAAACGTCCTTCGGAGTTAATGAAACAAAATTGGACCACGCTGCTTCCCATTGAACAATACACCGAAAGTACGGCCGACGACCAACCCTATGAGTCAAAACTTGCGGGAGCTAAAAAATCGGTATTCCCCTATGATCTGGCCGGTATTGCAGGTGATGCGTTCGGTATTCTGGCAAGCACACCGCACGGCAATACCATCACCAAAGAAATTGCCCTGGAAGCCCTCAAACATGAGAACCTCGGAAAAGGCCCGGCCACTGATTTCTTAGCCATCAGTTTTTCTACACCCGACTACGTGGGACATGCCTTTGGTCCCAACTCCATCGAAGAGGAAGATATTTATCTGCGCCTTGACCGCGACTTTGCCGAAATCCTGACCGCACTGGATAATCAGGTCGGCAAAGGGAATTACCTGTTTTTCATTTCTGCCGACCATGCCGTGATGGACGTGGTGGATCTGTGGAAGCAAAATCGTTTACCCGCCGGCCGACTTAACTTGGGACAAATGATGACGGCCGCCAAAAAAGCATTAAATGACAAATTTGGCGAGGGCGATTACATTACTATTTCTGAAAACTACCAACTATACCTTAATCATGCTACCCTGGAAACCAAAAAAATAGAAGTCGAAGATGTCTGTAAAGTTATTCGCAAAACCCTCATTGATTTTGATGGAATCGCTGAAGTGATCAATCTGCATGATCTGGGCAACGCCAACCTCAATGAGTATTTGTTGACATTATACAAAAACGGGAATCATGCCAAGCGCAGCGGCGATATCCAATTAGTGACCGAGCCCGGATGGATGTCGGGCACAGTAACCGCTACGCACGGCTCCCCTTACAATTATGATACGCACATCCCGTTGTTGTTTTATGGATGGGGAATTACGCACGGAGAGACCTTTAGCCGTACCTCTGTAGCCGATACTGCCCCCACCCTAGCCGCCTTACTGAAAATTTTGGAACCCAGCGGAAACATCGGTAAAGTGATTGAGGGTGTTATGAAAAAATAA